A stretch of Saccharothrix texasensis DNA encodes these proteins:
- a CDS encoding ABC transporter ATP-binding protein — protein sequence MPLIETTALGMRYDDKVTALADLTLDIEAGVVGLVGVNGAGKTTLIKLALGLLTPTSGRIRVLGLDPIADGEQVRAKLGYMPEHDCLPPDMVAAEFVTHMARVSGLPAAAARERASETLRHVGLYEERYRRIGGYSTGMKQRVKLAQALVHDPELLLLDEPTNGLDPAGRRAMLDLVHRIGTEFGISVVVCSHLLGEIERICTSLVAIDAGTLLRSATLSSMTEHNDLLVVEVDEGAERLATALATGGVDVRRDNRVLTVRLGEDDGAVYDLIRDAVADLDLSLHRLERQRHQVADLFRDRPAEEVSHV from the coding sequence GTGCCACTCATCGAGACCACCGCGCTGGGAATGCGCTACGACGACAAGGTGACCGCCTTGGCGGACCTGACGTTGGACATCGAGGCGGGTGTCGTCGGCCTGGTCGGGGTCAACGGCGCCGGGAAGACCACGCTGATCAAGCTCGCGCTGGGGCTGCTGACACCCACCAGCGGGCGGATCCGCGTGCTCGGCCTCGACCCGATCGCGGACGGGGAGCAGGTCCGGGCGAAGCTCGGCTACATGCCCGAGCACGACTGCCTGCCGCCGGACATGGTCGCCGCCGAGTTCGTCACGCACATGGCGCGGGTCAGCGGCCTGCCCGCCGCGGCGGCACGGGAGCGGGCGTCGGAGACGTTGCGGCACGTGGGGCTCTACGAGGAGCGCTACCGCCGGATCGGCGGGTACTCCACCGGCATGAAGCAGCGGGTCAAGCTCGCGCAGGCGCTGGTCCACGACCCCGAGCTGCTGCTGCTCGACGAACCCACCAACGGGCTCGACCCGGCGGGCAGGCGGGCGATGCTCGACCTGGTGCACCGCATCGGCACCGAGTTCGGCATCTCGGTGGTGGTCTGCTCCCACCTGCTCGGCGAGATCGAGCGGATCTGCACGTCGCTGGTCGCCATCGACGCGGGCACCCTGCTGCGCTCGGCGACGCTGTCCTCGATGACCGAGCACAACGACCTGCTCGTCGTCGAGGTCGACGAGGGCGCCGAGCGGCTCGCCACCGCGCTCGCCACCGGCGGCGTGGACGTGCGCCGGGACAACCGCGTGCTGACCGTCCGCCTCGGCGAGGACGACGGCGCGGTGTACGACCTGATCCGGGACGCCGTCGCGGACCTCGACCTCAGCCTGCACCGGCTGGAGCGCCAGCGCCACCAGGTCGCCGACCTGTTCCGCGACCGCCCGGCCGAGGAGGTGTCCCATGTCTGA
- a CDS encoding ABC transporter ATP-binding protein translates to MNTVELAGVSRWYGNVVAVNDVTLSIGPGLTGLLGPNGAGKTTVLHLMAGLLAPSQGQVVIGGEPAWANPAVYRKLGLVTERESVPGFLTAWEFVLASAKLHKLPDPAAAARAALETVDLRDAQDRRISGYSKGMRQRSRVAAALVHDPDVLLLDEPFNGMDPRQRMHMMELLDGMAEQGRTIVFSSHILEEVEQLSGTVQVIVAGRLAASGDYRHIRRLMTTRPHVFTIASSDDRLLATALMGEPSVSGVSIAEAGLQVHTSDYGAFTRALAKIARARGVRLTTILPSDESLEKVFSYLVTT, encoded by the coding sequence ATGAACACGGTCGAACTCGCAGGCGTCTCCCGCTGGTACGGCAACGTGGTCGCGGTCAACGACGTGACCCTGTCGATCGGCCCCGGGCTGACCGGGCTCCTCGGACCCAACGGCGCGGGCAAGACCACCGTGCTGCACCTCATGGCGGGCCTGCTGGCGCCGTCGCAGGGCCAGGTCGTGATCGGCGGCGAACCCGCGTGGGCCAACCCCGCCGTGTACCGCAAGCTGGGCCTGGTGACCGAGCGCGAGAGCGTGCCCGGGTTCCTCACCGCGTGGGAGTTCGTCCTGGCCAGCGCGAAGCTGCACAAGCTCCCCGACCCGGCGGCCGCCGCCCGCGCCGCGCTGGAGACCGTGGACCTGCGCGACGCGCAGGACCGCCGGATCTCCGGCTACTCCAAGGGGATGCGGCAGCGGAGCCGGGTCGCCGCGGCGCTGGTGCACGACCCGGACGTGCTGCTGCTGGACGAGCCGTTCAACGGCATGGACCCCCGGCAGCGGATGCACATGATGGAGCTGCTCGACGGCATGGCCGAGCAGGGGCGGACCATCGTGTTCAGCTCGCACATCCTGGAGGAGGTCGAGCAGCTCTCCGGCACCGTGCAGGTGATCGTGGCGGGCAGGCTCGCCGCCTCCGGCGACTACCGGCACATCCGGCGGCTGATGACCACCCGCCCGCACGTGTTCACCATCGCCTCCTCCGACGACCGCCTGCTGGCGACGGCGCTGATGGGCGAGCCGTCGGTGTCCGGGGTGAGCATCGCCGAGGCGGGCCTCCAGGTGCACACCAGCGACTACGGCGCGTTCACCCGGGCCCTGGCCAAGATCGCCAGGGCGCGGGGCGTCCGGCTGACCACGATCCTGCCTTCGGACGAGTCCCTCGAGAAGGTCTTCTCCTACCTGGTGACCACATGA
- a CDS encoding ABC transporter permease produces the protein MSEPGVIHDIGYQRYTGPRLGPGYSARSLYVHSVRSAYGLGRSPWAKVLPIGLVGLAGLASLIIVIINSRLSEPVLDYVGVASTFTFAATVFVAVVAPELVSVDLRTKLVQLYLSRPLSRSGYALTKVAALATATFLLFAVPMLIMFVGMAFGTDDGVPGVLEEFGGLLVGLLAAAVHAVLLSALGLPIASLSGRRVFATGMIIGVFLLTAPISAVLRELDSGTIGSLAGLLDPTSLLNGVDQWLFGVDVDIVPIGSFGPVYGLVAVGLTALGTMVAVWRYRGIKS, from the coding sequence ATGTCTGAGCCCGGCGTCATCCACGACATCGGCTACCAGCGCTACACCGGCCCCCGGCTCGGCCCCGGCTACTCGGCCCGCTCGCTGTACGTGCACAGCGTCCGCAGCGCCTACGGCCTCGGTCGCAGCCCGTGGGCGAAGGTGTTGCCGATCGGGCTCGTCGGCCTGGCCGGCCTCGCCTCCCTGATCATCGTGATCATCAACAGCCGGCTGTCCGAGCCGGTGCTCGACTACGTCGGCGTCGCGTCCACCTTCACCTTCGCCGCGACGGTGTTCGTCGCCGTGGTCGCGCCCGAGCTGGTGTCGGTGGACCTGCGCACGAAGCTGGTGCAGCTGTACCTGTCGCGCCCGCTGAGCCGGTCGGGTTACGCGCTGACCAAGGTCGCCGCCCTGGCCACGGCGACGTTCCTGCTGTTCGCGGTGCCCATGCTGATCATGTTCGTCGGCATGGCCTTCGGCACCGACGACGGCGTGCCGGGGGTGCTGGAGGAGTTCGGCGGGCTGCTCGTCGGCCTCCTCGCCGCGGCCGTGCACGCCGTGCTGCTGTCGGCGCTGGGCCTGCCGATCGCGTCGCTGTCGGGCCGGCGGGTGTTCGCCACCGGCATGATCATCGGCGTCTTCCTGCTCACCGCCCCGATCTCGGCCGTCCTGCGCGAGCTGGACTCCGGGACCATCGGCTCGCTCGCCGGGCTGCTCGACCCGACGAGCCTGCTCAACGGCGTGGACCAGTGGCTGTTCGGAGTGGACGTCGACATCGTCCCGATCGGCTCGTTCGGACCGGTGTACGGCCTCGTCGCGGTCGGGCTGACCGCGCTGGGCACGATGGTCGCGGTGTGGCGGTACAGGGGGATCAAGTCATGA